A stretch of Paludisphaera borealis DNA encodes these proteins:
- a CDS encoding type II secretion system protein GspD has translation MTAAQGDTRNNILQAPKVTTFNGAAATLVNGQQQFYVQSLFPVVGPGSVAFVPSIGQLNNGVNLLVTPVVTADRRYVRLSLTPSFTTINNFTTISVPAAVGGAGLGGASAAINGTIQLPNITNTTVNTTVTVPDGGTVLLGGVKLLQEERKEYGVPVLSKTPWIDRLFRNVGIGRNTSSLMLMVTPRIIILEEEEEKLGIPSVAM, from the coding sequence ATGACGGCCGCTCAGGGCGACACTCGCAACAACATCCTCCAGGCGCCCAAGGTGACCACGTTCAACGGCGCCGCGGCGACCCTGGTCAACGGCCAGCAGCAGTTCTACGTTCAGAGCTTGTTCCCGGTCGTCGGTCCCGGCTCGGTGGCGTTCGTGCCGTCGATCGGGCAGTTGAACAACGGCGTCAACCTCCTGGTCACGCCGGTGGTCACCGCCGACCGCCGCTACGTCCGCTTGAGCCTCACGCCAAGCTTCACGACCATCAACAACTTCACGACGATCTCGGTCCCCGCGGCCGTCGGTGGAGCCGGTCTCGGCGGTGCCTCGGCCGCGATCAACGGCACGATCCAGTTGCCGAACATCACCAACACCACGGTGAACACCACCGTCACGGTCCCCGACGGCGGCACCGTCCTCCTCGGCGGCGTCAAGCTGCTCCAGGAAGAACGGAAAGAGTACGGCGTGCCCGTGCTCTCGAAGACCCCCTGGATCGACCGCCTGTTCCGCAACGTCGGAATCGGTCGGAACACCTCGAGCCTCATGCTCATGGTGACCCCGCGGATCATCATCCTCGAAGAAGAGGAAGAGAAGCTGGGCATCCCGTCGGTCGCCATGTGA
- the pilM gene encoding type IV pilus assembly protein PilM — MAKIQAVWAIDIGQAALKALKLVPGPTPEQVVAEAFDYIEYPKILSQPDADSEELVREALATFTDRNDLKGCKVAIAVPGQAGLVKFIKLPPVEKKRIPDIVKFEAKQQIPFALDEVVWAYQQIGDDDDETGDDEFMMAEVGLFAMKRDQINRAILPLAVAGIEVDIVQMAPIALYNFIAYDQIKGSGSKDSVVLIDIGADNTDLIITDGTRIWQRNVPIGGNHFTRALTKELKLTFAKAEHLKRNATKAPDPRAIFTAMRGVFNDFTSEVNRSIGFYSSINRSSKIRKVVGLGNGFKLPGLQKFLQQNLSQEVEKLDDFVRLEGEEVKGAPQFQDNLASFAVAYGLGVQGVARGGLSTNLLPPEIERIRMIRAKKPWALAASALIMLGLSSLFVLGDYRAFAKVSTHQFKEAVDQATSVSKRGAEIKSGLTTAQGAFKAKYEEGKSLIIDPTNRGMWPQFLRMISSYFPDPTREYGLKANDPADEYAIEKLTVHIDVIKPVWRTDVATEWFDTLDPPFKRLMHPYDVANPPTGEGWIIQIVGHHYNPYPSAEQQKLKPDDPKRMEFGPFEFLTRKVMSKLNYPSLRLYGVSHVALAWQTSDRNWTSEKGSATNNLASKTVPLLDRAAPPESSEGGGGGMGGMMESMMANMKGGGKGGMGGPMGGMMGGMGGGRGQSEMMAGMMAGMMGGRMGMGGGAMDAEAQKKLRKLTRTDFLIQFLWKPEEPGAAPTTPEEEKAQIEERTAKVKKIREDMSEAEKNSPAVTVPKDDEIEKLSSKKTADIENAINNALSGPAAPAQAAPPGAPVGTPGGPAAKVPAPKASAVPKGPAVPAAPKS, encoded by the coding sequence ATGGCGAAGATCCAGGCCGTCTGGGCGATCGACATCGGTCAGGCCGCGCTCAAGGCGCTCAAATTGGTTCCGGGGCCGACTCCCGAACAGGTCGTGGCCGAGGCGTTCGACTATATCGAGTATCCCAAAATCCTCAGCCAGCCCGACGCCGACTCCGAGGAGTTGGTTCGCGAGGCGCTGGCGACGTTCACCGACCGCAACGACCTCAAGGGGTGCAAGGTGGCCATCGCGGTCCCCGGCCAGGCGGGGTTGGTCAAGTTCATCAAGCTGCCGCCGGTTGAGAAGAAGCGGATTCCCGACATCGTCAAGTTCGAGGCCAAGCAGCAGATCCCGTTCGCGCTTGACGAGGTCGTCTGGGCCTATCAGCAGATCGGCGACGACGACGACGAGACGGGCGACGACGAGTTCATGATGGCCGAGGTCGGCCTGTTCGCCATGAAGCGCGACCAGATCAACCGGGCCATTCTGCCCCTCGCGGTCGCCGGCATCGAGGTCGACATCGTCCAGATGGCCCCGATCGCGCTCTACAACTTCATCGCCTACGACCAGATCAAGGGGAGTGGGTCGAAGGACTCGGTGGTCCTCATCGACATCGGGGCCGACAACACCGACCTGATCATCACCGACGGCACCCGGATCTGGCAGCGCAACGTGCCGATCGGCGGCAACCACTTCACCCGCGCCCTGACCAAGGAGCTGAAGCTCACCTTCGCCAAGGCCGAGCACCTGAAGCGGAACGCCACCAAGGCGCCCGACCCCCGGGCCATCTTCACGGCCATGCGGGGCGTGTTCAACGACTTCACGAGCGAGGTCAACCGCTCGATCGGGTTCTATTCGAGCATCAACCGGTCGTCGAAGATCCGCAAGGTCGTCGGCCTGGGAAACGGCTTCAAGCTCCCCGGCCTCCAGAAGTTCCTCCAGCAGAACCTCAGCCAGGAGGTCGAGAAGCTCGACGATTTCGTCCGGCTCGAAGGCGAGGAGGTCAAGGGGGCCCCGCAGTTCCAGGACAATCTGGCGTCGTTCGCCGTCGCCTACGGCCTGGGTGTTCAGGGGGTGGCTCGCGGCGGCCTCAGCACCAACCTGCTCCCTCCGGAGATCGAGCGCATCCGGATGATCCGTGCCAAGAAGCCCTGGGCGCTGGCCGCGTCGGCCCTGATCATGCTCGGGCTCAGCTCGCTATTCGTCCTGGGGGACTACCGGGCCTTTGCCAAGGTGTCGACCCACCAGTTCAAGGAGGCCGTCGACCAGGCGACCAGCGTCTCCAAGCGCGGGGCCGAGATCAAGTCCGGCCTTACCACCGCCCAGGGTGCCTTCAAGGCCAAGTACGAGGAGGGCAAGTCGCTCATCATCGACCCCACCAACCGGGGGATGTGGCCCCAGTTCCTCCGGATGATCAGCTCGTACTTCCCCGATCCGACCCGGGAATACGGCTTGAAGGCCAACGATCCGGCCGACGAGTACGCGATCGAGAAGCTCACGGTCCACATCGACGTCATCAAGCCGGTCTGGCGGACCGACGTGGCCACCGAGTGGTTCGATACGCTTGATCCCCCGTTCAAGCGGCTGATGCACCCCTACGACGTGGCCAATCCCCCCACCGGCGAGGGCTGGATCATCCAGATCGTCGGTCACCACTACAACCCTTACCCGTCGGCCGAACAGCAGAAACTGAAGCCCGACGACCCCAAGCGGATGGAATTCGGCCCCTTCGAGTTCCTCACGCGCAAGGTCATGAGCAAGCTCAACTATCCGTCGCTGCGACTCTACGGGGTCAGCCACGTCGCGCTCGCCTGGCAGACCAGCGACCGCAACTGGACCAGCGAGAAGGGGAGCGCCACCAACAACCTGGCCAGCAAGACCGTCCCGCTGCTCGACCGCGCCGCGCCTCCCGAATCCAGTGAGGGGGGCGGCGGCGGCATGGGCGGCATGATGGAGAGCATGATGGCCAACATGAAGGGTGGCGGCAAGGGGGGCATGGGCGGCCCGATGGGCGGCATGATGGGGGGCATGGGCGGTGGCCGCGGCCAGAGCGAAATGATGGCCGGGATGATGGCCGGGATGATGGGCGGCCGGATGGGCATGGGCGGTGGCGCCATGGACGCCGAAGCCCAGAAGAAGCTTCGCAAGCTCACCCGGACCGACTTCCTGATCCAGTTCCTCTGGAAGCCCGAGGAGCCCGGCGCGGCTCCCACGACGCCCGAGGAGGAGAAGGCCCAGATCGAAGAGCGTACGGCCAAAGTCAAGAAGATCCGCGAGGATATGTCCGAGGCCGAGAAGAACAGCCCAGCCGTCACCGTTCCCAAGGACGACGAGATCGAGAAGCTGTCGAGCAAGAAGACGGCCGACATCGAGAACGCGATCAACAATGCCCTGAGCGGTCCGGCCGCCCCGGCGCAGGCGGCTCCTCCGGGAGCGCCCGTCGGCACGCCCGGCGGTCCGGCGGCCAAGGTTCCGGCGCCCAAGGCCTCGGCCGTTCCCAAGGGCCCGGCCGTCCCCGCGGCGCCCAAGTCCTGA
- a CDS encoding alcohol dehydrogenase catalytic domain-containing protein: MTGNRAIAYMGPKKLEIQNLDFPKLVDPRGNKCDHGVIIKLVTTNICGSDQHIYRGRFPAPSGMILGHENTGEVVEVGRDVLFIKKGDLVSVPFNVACGRCRNCREQHTEVCETTNPEVSCGAYGFNLGGWQGGQADYMMVPYADFQLLKFPDKAQAMAKIKDLTLLSDILPTGYHACVEARVGTGSTVYIAGAGPVGRCAAASARLLGASCIIVGDTNKERLALVKKAGYEVVDVSKKTPLPDQIEAILGKREVDCGVDCVGFEAHGHGPSAEDDPAAVLNALLEVVRAPAGIGAVGVYIAGDSQAKTKEAKQGFYDIEWGKQWVKSPSLTTGQCPVMKYNRGLMMAILWGRMDYLGEVMNVEVIPLEKAIEAYHVFDEGSPKKFVIDPHGSVRE, encoded by the coding sequence ATGACAGGCAATCGCGCCATCGCCTACATGGGGCCGAAGAAGCTCGAGATTCAAAACCTCGATTTCCCAAAACTCGTCGACCCTCGTGGCAACAAGTGCGATCACGGCGTCATCATCAAGCTGGTGACCACGAACATTTGCGGCAGTGACCAGCACATCTACCGAGGACGCTTCCCGGCACCTTCGGGGATGATCCTGGGACACGAGAACACAGGCGAAGTCGTCGAGGTCGGCCGCGACGTGCTGTTCATCAAGAAGGGCGACCTGGTCTCAGTCCCATTCAACGTCGCCTGCGGGCGATGCCGCAACTGCCGGGAGCAGCACACCGAGGTGTGCGAGACCACCAACCCCGAAGTCTCCTGCGGGGCCTACGGATTCAACCTCGGCGGCTGGCAGGGCGGGCAGGCCGACTACATGATGGTCCCCTACGCCGACTTCCAACTGCTGAAGTTCCCCGACAAGGCCCAGGCGATGGCGAAGATCAAGGATCTCACCTTGCTCTCGGACATCCTGCCGACCGGCTACCACGCGTGCGTCGAGGCGCGGGTCGGGACCGGCTCCACGGTATATATCGCCGGGGCCGGTCCGGTGGGCCGGTGCGCCGCGGCGAGCGCCCGCCTGCTGGGTGCGTCCTGCATCATCGTCGGCGACACCAACAAAGAGCGGCTGGCGCTGGTGAAGAAGGCCGGGTACGAGGTCGTGGACGTCTCCAAGAAGACACCGCTGCCCGACCAGATCGAGGCCATTCTCGGCAAGCGCGAAGTGGACTGCGGGGTCGACTGTGTGGGATTCGAGGCGCACGGCCATGGCCCGTCCGCCGAGGACGACCCTGCGGCGGTGCTCAACGCCCTGCTCGAGGTGGTCCGCGCGCCCGCCGGGATCGGCGCCGTGGGCGTCTACATCGCGGGAGACTCCCAGGCCAAGACCAAGGAGGCCAAGCAAGGGTTCTACGACATTGAATGGGGCAAGCAGTGGGTCAAGTCGCCGTCGCTGACGACGGGCCAGTGCCCGGTCATGAAGTACAACCGGGGGCTGATGATGGCGATCCTCTGGGGCCGGATGGACTACCTGGGCGAGGTCATGAACGTCGAGGTCATTCCGCTCGAAAAAGCAATCGAGGCGTACCACGTCTTCGACGAAGGCTCGCCCAAGAAGTTCGTCATCGACCCGCACGGCTCTGTCCGCGAGTAG
- a CDS encoding redoxin domain-containing protein, with protein MSTQNTSFGFAHPTEALAPDTPAPDFRLPSTPDQFVALSEFRGRPVILAFYPADWSPVCGDEMALFNELLPEFHRFRAELLGISVDGVWCHLAFAKDRKLRFPLLADFEPKGAVAHTYGAYRPHEGICERALFVIDSAGTIRWSYVSPIGVNPGADGILAALESLSTQEASK; from the coding sequence ATGAGTACCCAGAACACAAGTTTCGGCTTCGCGCATCCGACCGAAGCGCTCGCGCCCGACACGCCCGCGCCCGATTTCCGATTGCCAAGCACGCCCGACCAGTTCGTCGCGTTGAGCGAGTTCCGAGGCCGTCCGGTCATCCTCGCCTTTTACCCGGCCGACTGGAGTCCCGTGTGCGGCGATGAGATGGCACTATTCAACGAGTTGCTGCCGGAGTTTCACCGTTTTCGCGCGGAGCTGCTCGGCATTTCGGTCGACGGCGTCTGGTGCCACCTCGCGTTCGCCAAAGACCGCAAGCTGCGGTTTCCGCTGCTCGCGGACTTCGAGCCGAAAGGGGCCGTCGCCCACACCTACGGCGCGTATCGTCCGCACGAGGGCATCTGTGAACGCGCACTCTTCGTGATCGACTCGGCGGGAACCATCCGCTGGAGCTACGTGTCTCCTATCGGCGTCAACCCCGGCGCCGACGGCATCCTAGCGGCGCTCGAATCCCTCTCAACACAGGAGGCGTCAAAATGA
- a CDS encoding IS110 family transposase, which translates to MDIVHDRCAGLDVHKKTVVACVRHINPDGSVASVVHTFGTMTADLLALADWLDAHGVREVAMESTGVYWKPIFHILEGRFDVMLVNAGRLKQVPGRKTDVKDAEWIAQLLQHGLLSPSFIPKPEIRELRDLTRQRTELVRDRAAVANRLQKTLEDANVKLGSVASDVLGASGRAMIRAIIDGQDDPEKLADLAKQRLRGKIPELRRALLGRVTDHHRFVLRLLTDQIDALERLIERLDERIDEAMRPFDEAAGRLQGIPGVGDRAAEVIVGEIGPDVESFPTAGHLCSWAGLCPGNDQSAGKRRSGKTTKGSPWLRSLLVQSAWSASHAKNTAFSICYRRWVPRLGKKKALIAVAHKILVVIWHLLKNGADYRERQLPAPAA; encoded by the coding sequence ATGGACATCGTTCACGATCGCTGCGCCGGGCTCGACGTCCACAAGAAGACCGTCGTCGCCTGCGTCCGCCACATCAACCCCGACGGCTCGGTCGCCTCGGTGGTCCACACCTTCGGCACGATGACCGCGGACTTGCTGGCCCTGGCCGACTGGCTCGACGCCCACGGCGTCCGCGAGGTCGCCATGGAGAGCACGGGCGTCTACTGGAAGCCGATCTTCCACATCCTGGAAGGGCGATTCGACGTGATGCTGGTCAACGCCGGGCGGCTCAAGCAGGTCCCCGGCCGCAAGACCGACGTCAAGGACGCCGAGTGGATCGCCCAGTTGCTCCAGCACGGCCTGCTGTCGCCCAGCTTCATCCCCAAGCCGGAGATCCGCGAGCTTCGCGACCTGACCCGGCAGCGCACCGAGTTGGTCCGCGACCGCGCCGCGGTGGCCAATCGCCTCCAGAAGACGCTGGAGGACGCCAACGTCAAGCTGGGGTCGGTGGCCAGCGACGTCCTGGGGGCCTCGGGGCGCGCCATGATCCGGGCGATCATCGACGGCCAGGACGACCCGGAGAAGCTGGCCGATCTGGCCAAGCAGCGGCTCCGGGGCAAGATCCCCGAGCTGAGGCGGGCGCTGTTGGGCCGGGTCACCGACCACCACCGCTTCGTGCTCCGGCTGCTGACGGATCAGATCGACGCGTTGGAACGCCTGATCGAGCGGCTGGACGAGCGGATCGACGAGGCCATGAGGCCGTTCGACGAGGCGGCGGGCCGGCTCCAGGGGATCCCCGGAGTGGGGGATCGGGCGGCGGAGGTGATCGTGGGGGAGATCGGGCCGGACGTGGAGTCGTTCCCGACCGCGGGCCACCTCTGCTCCTGGGCGGGGCTGTGCCCGGGCAACGACCAAAGCGCCGGCAAACGCCGCAGCGGCAAGACGACCAAGGGGAGTCCGTGGCTGCGTTCGCTCCTGGTGCAGTCGGCGTGGTCGGCCAGCCACGCCAAGAACACCGCCTTCAGCATCTGCTACCGTCGATGGGTCCCACGACTCGGGAAAAAGAAGGCTCTGATCGCCGTGGCGCACAAGATCCTGGTGGTGATCTGGCACCTGCTCAAGAACGGGGCCGACTACCGCGAACGCCAACTACCAGCCCCTGCAGCCTGA
- a CDS encoding type II secretory pathway, component PulD, translating to MGRLRTLTVIMILGAGTGASTEGASPDDAAASPSQAPATRKPSPVPPIKYLEAGSRLFNSGQFDLAAKYLDAAAMYRDQLQEDERTSLDAYVKELGKVRGIGSAAEPTTAVVDPTSSAPARPAAAVEATPVAKPAIDAASTSDGKQRARWLLHEAREQMLLGEYDHAEKKISDAEAIDVKWGLFDDTPAKARAALVKAKPKAGADVKTSKVGDHKTAKAKLKDARAALADRQFEQAEAIALEVKNWNLSYGMFEDNPDKVAAAARALRKRDGIRNTPAKEQASQGVYDVLVQESRQLMKIGRIDDAEAKARQAQRMNVVPSLTDDRAEAVLHDIAMNRAKAKGAAPGSPAEIAEPASNVVEREANALLEKGDQAKAVAKFAEVDRLRSQESGLPTLAVATSKPILDPHVEKSSADEPALAAPGDADKNDSQAAAPTLELAPADAAPAPAAALAPVDAPKLDSAPVADAPANRGEQMLEQARALYTSGNYPAAKQLAGEAKAGKFGIEGKADELLAQIGLAEQGGALSLYESALAAMRKGEVSRARSLLTDVASAGSVLDESLQAKVQELLKNLPIDGEPGGPKGRAVVNDRLQHANDAEALAAQKLNAEVGTKIAEARRLQETDPDKALAIYDQTLKAVKASELSANLARPMVRRLEVAIELTKKDKLIFEEKMKDKTARAEIEIKRLRILEADNAKKARLKEFMDKAQAAYAESNFEQAEAYAKRAMEVDPTEVAASLLVFKSKYERRYKQDVETKAAKEDGAVHAFQEVDIASIADPEVQINGLKFPKNFKDLTKNRLEMNARLAPKKDPHVLVTEAKLREPISVNFDKQPLSEAITFIANYSGLNITIDPKALSDEGLTSSSPVSLNLTNVQLKTVLKLMLRPLGLTCVPEDEVLLITSPQAKDQNTYPQTYYVGDLIMPTNKNAASTPGSTPTPDAASAAVAAGTPAALLGSTAGPNGISVTKEGRPEMDLTPLIQLISNSVAPGTWRITDSTGQDISAGYGLAGGFGGGGAGGAGGIDDNRPPGSITPFFLSISLIIRHTAEVHEQIADLLRQLRRLQDLQVSIEVRFITVNDQFFEQIGVDFDFAINSKSVGKKSTWAFPNNLITGQTGGTTGGTTAGGTGGTTAGGTGGSTGGLGGGSSGGSTGGLGGGSSGGSSGGLGGGSSGGLRRRQQRRPRRRQHRRRQHRRRHRDLLARLPHQPDPRLLQLLPRRTVADGRGHPGRRTLQLLADLAGSVHEHDGQPDRPVQHGGRRRRLAGPGVPERP from the coding sequence TTGGGAAGGCTCAGAACGCTCACTGTCATCATGATCCTCGGCGCAGGGACGGGGGCGTCCACGGAAGGTGCGTCCCCCGACGACGCGGCGGCTTCGCCGTCGCAGGCGCCGGCGACCCGCAAGCCGTCGCCCGTTCCGCCGATCAAGTATTTGGAGGCGGGGTCGCGGCTGTTCAACAGCGGCCAATTCGATCTCGCCGCGAAGTATCTCGACGCGGCCGCAATGTATCGCGATCAACTTCAAGAGGACGAGCGGACGTCGCTCGACGCCTACGTCAAGGAGTTGGGCAAGGTCCGAGGGATCGGTTCGGCCGCCGAGCCGACGACGGCGGTGGTTGATCCGACGTCCTCCGCGCCGGCTCGGCCGGCGGCGGCCGTCGAGGCCACGCCGGTTGCGAAGCCGGCGATCGACGCGGCGTCGACCTCCGACGGCAAGCAGCGGGCCCGTTGGCTGCTGCATGAGGCTCGCGAGCAGATGTTGCTCGGCGAGTACGACCACGCTGAGAAGAAGATCAGCGACGCCGAGGCGATCGACGTCAAGTGGGGCCTCTTCGACGACACCCCCGCCAAGGCCCGCGCGGCGCTAGTCAAGGCCAAGCCCAAGGCCGGGGCGGACGTCAAGACGAGCAAGGTCGGCGATCACAAGACCGCCAAGGCCAAGCTCAAGGACGCCCGCGCCGCGCTGGCGGATCGCCAGTTCGAGCAGGCCGAGGCCATCGCCCTGGAAGTCAAGAACTGGAACCTGTCCTACGGCATGTTCGAGGACAACCCCGACAAGGTGGCCGCCGCGGCCCGGGCGCTCCGCAAGCGCGACGGCATCCGCAACACGCCTGCGAAGGAGCAGGCCAGCCAGGGCGTCTACGACGTGCTGGTTCAAGAATCGCGGCAGTTGATGAAGATCGGCCGGATCGACGACGCCGAGGCCAAGGCGCGGCAGGCTCAGCGGATGAACGTCGTGCCCTCGCTCACGGACGATCGGGCTGAAGCGGTGCTCCACGACATCGCCATGAACCGGGCCAAGGCGAAGGGCGCTGCGCCCGGCTCTCCGGCCGAGATCGCCGAGCCCGCCAGCAACGTGGTCGAACGCGAGGCCAACGCCTTGCTTGAGAAGGGCGACCAGGCCAAGGCCGTCGCCAAGTTCGCCGAGGTCGACCGCCTCCGGTCGCAAGAGTCCGGCCTGCCGACGCTGGCGGTCGCGACCTCGAAACCGATCCTCGACCCTCACGTCGAGAAGAGCTCGGCCGACGAACCGGCGCTCGCCGCTCCGGGCGACGCCGACAAGAACGATTCGCAGGCCGCCGCGCCGACGCTCGAACTGGCTCCCGCAGACGCCGCCCCGGCTCCGGCCGCGGCGCTCGCGCCGGTCGACGCGCCGAAGCTCGACTCCGCGCCGGTCGCGGACGCGCCGGCCAATCGCGGCGAGCAGATGCTTGAGCAAGCCCGAGCCCTTTATACGAGCGGCAACTACCCCGCAGCCAAGCAATTGGCCGGCGAGGCGAAGGCCGGCAAGTTCGGCATCGAAGGCAAGGCCGACGAGCTGCTCGCGCAGATCGGTCTGGCCGAGCAAGGGGGGGCGCTGAGCCTCTACGAGTCGGCCCTCGCGGCCATGCGAAAGGGTGAAGTCTCCCGCGCCCGCAGCCTGTTGACCGACGTCGCGTCGGCGGGCTCGGTGCTCGACGAAAGCCTTCAGGCCAAGGTCCAGGAGCTGCTCAAGAACCTGCCGATCGACGGCGAGCCGGGCGGTCCCAAGGGGCGCGCGGTGGTCAACGATCGGCTCCAGCACGCGAACGACGCCGAGGCCCTCGCCGCTCAGAAGCTCAACGCCGAGGTCGGCACCAAGATCGCCGAGGCGCGTCGCCTCCAGGAGACCGACCCCGACAAGGCCCTGGCCATCTACGACCAGACCTTGAAGGCCGTCAAGGCTTCGGAACTCTCGGCCAACCTGGCCCGGCCGATGGTCCGTCGCCTGGAAGTGGCCATCGAGCTGACGAAGAAGGACAAGCTCATCTTCGAAGAGAAGATGAAAGACAAGACCGCCCGGGCCGAGATCGAGATCAAGCGGCTGCGGATTCTCGAGGCTGACAACGCCAAGAAGGCCCGTCTCAAGGAGTTCATGGACAAAGCCCAGGCGGCCTACGCCGAGAGCAATTTCGAGCAGGCCGAAGCCTACGCCAAGCGGGCCATGGAGGTCGATCCGACCGAGGTGGCCGCGTCGTTGCTCGTCTTCAAGTCCAAGTACGAACGCCGTTACAAGCAGGACGTGGAGACGAAAGCGGCCAAGGAAGACGGTGCCGTCCACGCCTTCCAGGAAGTGGACATCGCTTCGATCGCCGATCCCGAGGTCCAGATCAACGGCTTGAAGTTCCCCAAGAACTTCAAGGACCTGACCAAGAACCGGCTGGAGATGAACGCCAGGCTGGCGCCCAAGAAGGATCCTCACGTCCTGGTGACCGAGGCCAAGCTTCGCGAGCCGATCTCCGTCAATTTCGACAAGCAGCCGCTGAGCGAGGCGATCACGTTCATCGCCAACTACTCGGGGCTGAACATCACCATCGACCCCAAGGCCCTCAGCGACGAAGGCCTGACGTCGTCGAGCCCGGTCAGCCTGAACCTGACGAACGTTCAGCTCAAGACCGTGCTCAAGCTGATGCTCCGGCCCCTGGGCCTGACGTGCGTGCCCGAGGACGAAGTGCTCTTGATCACAAGCCCGCAGGCGAAGGATCAGAACACCTATCCCCAGACGTACTATGTGGGCGACTTGATTATGCCCACGAACAAGAACGCCGCTAGCACGCCGGGCAGCACTCCGACGCCCGACGCCGCCAGCGCTGCGGTCGCGGCCGGGACGCCCGCCGCGTTGCTGGGATCGACGGCTGGTCCGAACGGAATCTCCGTCACCAAGGAGGGCCGTCCCGAGATGGATCTGACGCCGCTGATCCAGCTCATCTCCAACTCGGTCGCTCCAGGCACCTGGCGGATCACCGACAGCACCGGCCAGGACATCTCCGCGGGTTATGGATTGGCCGGCGGCTTCGGCGGCGGCGGTGCGGGTGGCGCTGGAGGGATCGACGACAATCGGCCCCCGGGCTCGATCACGCCGTTCTTCCTGAGCATCAGCCTGATCATCCGCCACACGGCGGAAGTCCACGAGCAGATCGCCGACCTGCTCCGCCAGCTCCGGCGGCTCCAGGACCTCCAGGTGTCGATCGAGGTTCGGTTCATCACGGTGAACGACCAGTTCTTCGAGCAGATCGGCGTCGACTTCGACTTCGCCATCAACTCCAAGAGCGTGGGCAAGAAGAGCACCTGGGCGTTCCCCAATAACCTGATCACCGGCCAGACCGGCGGCACCACCGGCGGCACGACGGCCGGCGGCACCGGCGGCACGACGGCCGGCGGCACCGGCGGCAGCACCGGCGGCCTCGGCGGCGGCAGCAGCGGCGGCAGCACCGGCGGCCTCGGCGGCGGCAGCAGCGGCGGCAGCAGCGGCGGCCTCGGCGGCGGCAGCAGCGGCGGCCTCCGGCGGCGGCAGCAGCGGCGGCCTCGGCGGCGGCAGCACCGGCGGCGGCAGCACCGGCGGCGGCACCGGGACCTCCTCGCCCGCCTACCTCATCAACCCGATCCGCGACTACTCCAACTACTACCCCGGCGGACAGTCGCCGATGGTCGTGGGCACCCAGGGAGGCGGACTCTACAACTTCTCGCCGACCTTGCAGGTTCCGTTCACGAACACGACGGGCAGCCTGATCGCCCCGTTCAACACGGTGGCCGGCGCCGGCGCCTCGCTGGGCCTGGCGTTCCTGAGCGACCTTGA
- a CDS encoding YdjY domain-containing protein, with the protein MNVLILPVTLLALLPQQPADDGRSPTPAAAAAVEPSPDWKPAGRSLWFDAQSKPKRLIVRARVVLREGALEHFLCLKGTKEHEAIVATDADPRQIHAGLLLTGAEPGHPVRFKPKFEPPAGSTIDITVRWKNGGKIQEVDARHWVKDEKTKKELDVDWVFAGSLLYEDPVSKKMIYAAEEGDLITVANFGSSILDLPIASSADDSSRVFIANTAQLPPLGTEVQLILSPRPPKPKVEKTP; encoded by the coding sequence ATGAACGTCTTGATCCTGCCCGTGACGCTGCTGGCCCTCTTGCCCCAGCAACCCGCCGACGACGGCCGTTCCCCCACACCCGCCGCCGCCGCCGCCGTCGAGCCGTCGCCGGACTGGAAACCGGCGGGCCGCAGCCTCTGGTTCGACGCCCAGTCCAAGCCCAAACGGCTGATCGTCCGCGCCCGGGTCGTGCTCCGTGAAGGCGCGCTCGAGCACTTCCTCTGTCTCAAGGGGACGAAGGAACACGAGGCAATCGTGGCGACCGACGCCGATCCCAGACAGATCCACGCCGGCCTGCTGCTGACCGGGGCCGAGCCGGGCCACCCCGTCCGATTCAAACCCAAGTTCGAGCCCCCGGCGGGATCGACGATCGACATCACGGTCCGCTGGAAGAACGGCGGCAAGATCCAGGAGGTCGACGCCCGCCACTGGGTGAAGGACGAGAAGACCAAGAAGGAGCTGGACGTCGATTGGGTGTTCGCCGGCAGCTTGCTCTACGAAGACCCGGTCTCGAAAAAGATGATCTACGCCGCCGAGGAAGGCGATCTGATCACCGTGGCCAATTTCGGCAGCTCGATCCTCGACCTGCCGATCGCCAGTTCGGCCGACGACTCCAGCCGCGTCTTCATCGCCAATACCGCACAGCTTCCTCCGCTCGGGACCGAGGTCCAGTTGATCCTCAGCCCACGACCGCCGAAACCGAAAGTCGAGAAGACGCCCTGA